One part of the Phoenix dactylifera cultivar Barhee BC4 chromosome 4, palm_55x_up_171113_PBpolish2nd_filt_p, whole genome shotgun sequence genome encodes these proteins:
- the LOC120110554 gene encoding receptor-like serine/threonine-protein kinase SD1-8: MRRPPVFQSLLFLLSSLFSLSVGSDILTPTQPLRDGQILISAGGIFELGFFSPINSNNRYVGIWYRKVSVQTVVWVANRQHPISEPKGSLSITANGTLVVTDQNSTAVWSAGSSGLASPVAQLLDSGNFIVKEANGDSNDPGSFAWQSFDYPTDTLLPGMKLGWNLTSHLNRNLTAWTDPSDPAPGYYSMALDVEGDPEIFLWAGAHRLWRTGPWVGQRFSGIPEMKTYSMFTFDFVMDRDEIYYAFNILNGSVISRLIVNQSGVTQRLVWLDQSQVWSIFWFAPKDQCDGVSPCGPFGLCDTNNSPICDCLQGFEPRSPTNWALRDGSDGCKRKTALDCRNGTDGFVTVNEVKLPDTSNSTVDMSLNLDQCRAMCLRNCSCTAYASANSSGGGCITWTTELTDLRVFTFGGQDIYVRLAAADLGSASKHSHQSGIAAIVVGSVLGTLLLGWIGSCIWYKKRRRRRRRKQAMSMLGTSSFANNYINEGTEGKELDLPLYDLGTIIAATDNFSIKNKLGEGGFGPVYMGNLGEEQEIAVKRLAKTSVQGIDEFKNEVTLIAKLQHRNLVRLLGCCIQGEERMLIYEYMPNKSLDAFLFDKAKAALLDWQTRYNIILGIARGLLYLHQDSRLRIIHRDLKASNILLDKEMNPKISDFGLARIFGGDEAEVNTHRVVGTYGYMSPEYAMDGIFSVKSDVFSFGVLVLEIISSKKNRGVYLSNRHINLLGHAWNSWKEGNGLELVYESIGYSFPVAEVLRCIKVGLLCVQEHPEDRPAMSTVVLMLGSESGSLPYPKPPGFVANKGPTEIVSSSSKQDSLTVNDLSVTVFEGR, translated from the exons ATGAGAAGGCCTCCCGTATTCCAATCActactcttcctcctttcctctctcttctctctctccgtTGGAAGCGACATCCTGACTCCAACCCAGCCCCTCCGCGACGGCCAAATCCTGATCTCCGCCGGTGGGATCTTCGAATTAGGCTTCTTCAGTCCCATCAACTCCAACAACCGCTATGTAGGCATATGGTACCGCAAGGTCTCAGTACAGACCGTCGTGTGGGTCGCCAACCGCCAGCACCCGATCTCCGAGCCCAAGGGAAGCTTATCAATCACCGCCAACGGAACGCTCGTCGTCACCGACCAGAACTCCACGGCCGTCTGGTCCGCGGGCTCATCGGGCCTAGCCAGCCCAGTCGCACAACTCTTAGACAGCGGCAATTTCATcgtaaaagaagctaatggtgATAGCAATGATCCTGGTAGCTTCGCATGGCAGAGCTTCGACTACCCGACCGACACGCTGCTCCCGGGCATGAAGCTCGGGTGGAACTTGACCAGCCATTTGAACCGCAACCTGACGGCATGGACCGATCCTAGCGACCCGGCACCGGGCTACTACTCCATGGCGCTGGACGTCGAGGGCGACCCCGAGATATTCTTATGGGCCGGCGCGCACCGGCTCTGGCGCACGGGGCCATGGGTCGGCCAAAGGTTCAGCGGCATCCCGGAGATGAAGACGTATAGCATGTTCACCTTCGACTTTGTCATGGACCGGGATGAAATCTACTACGCATTCAACATCCTCAACGGATCGGTCATCTCGAGGCTGATCGTGAACCAGTCCGGCGTGACCCAACGACTGGTCTGGCTTGACCAGAGCCAAGTGTGGAGCATCTTCTGGTTTGCTCCCAAGGACCAGTGTGACGGCGTGTCGCCGTGCGGTCCATTCGGGCTCTGCGACACCAACAACTCGCCGATATGCGACTGCTTGCAGGGGTTCGAGCCCAGGTCGCCGACGAATTGGGCTCTGAGGGATGGGTCGGATGGGTGCAAAAGGAAGACAGCACTGGATTGTCGGAATGGGACCGACGGCTTCGTGACGGTGAACGAGGTGAAGCTACCCGACACGTCGAACTCGACCGTCGACATGAGCTTGAATTTAGATCAGTGCAGGGCTATGTGTTTGAGGAATTGTTCGTGCACGGCTTATGCTAGTGCTAACTCCAGTGGCGGGGGGTGCATAACTTGGACTACCGAACTCACTGATCTTAGGGTGTTCACGTTTGGTGGACAGGATATCTACGTCCGGCTAGCAGCCGCCGATCTAG GTTCGGCATCAAAACATTCACACCAGAGCGGAATAGCTGCCATCGTGGTGGGCTCTGTTCTGGGAACTCTACTGCTTGGCTGGATTGGTTCTTGCATTTGGtataagaagaggaggaggaggaggagaagaaaacagG CTATGTCCATGTTAGGTACCAGTTCCTTCGCCAATAACTACATCAATGAAGGCACTGAAGGAAAGGAGTTGGATCTGCCTTTGTATGATTTGGGTACAATTATAGCAGCGACTGATAACTTCTCTATCAAAAACAAGCTTGGTGAAGGTGGCTTTGGCCCTGTATACATG GGAAACCTGGGGGAGGAACAAGAAATAGCTGTGAAGAGGCTTGCAAAGACTTCAGTGCAAGGCATCGATGAGTTCAAGAATGAGGTGACGCTCATTGCCAAGCTTCAGCACCGGAACCTTGTTCGGCTTCTTGGCTGCTGCATCCAAGGAGAGGAAAGGATGttaatctatgagtacatgCCTAATAAAAGCTTGGATGCCTTCCTATTTG ACAAAGCTAAAGCTGCACTGCTGGATTGGCAAACCCGCTACAACATTATATTAGGGATCGCCCGTGGGCTTCTCTATCTCCACCAAGATTCTAGATTAAGAATTATCCACAGGGATCTCAAAGCTAGCAACATTCTACTTGACAAAGAGATGAACCCCAAAATTTCGGACTTCGGCTTGGCAAGAATATTTGGGGGGGATGAGGCAGAAGTAAATACACACCGAGTGGTTGGTACCTA CGGATACATGTCTCCTGAGTATGCCATGGATGGTATCTTCTCAGTGAAATctgatgtatttagctttggTGTTTTAGTACTTGAAATCATAAGTAGCAAGAAAAATAGAGGGGTTTATCTCTCCAACCGCCATATAAATCTTCTAGGACAT gcatggaattcatggaAAGAAGGGAATGGCTTGGAACTAGTGTATGAATCAATAGGTTACTCATTTCCCGTGGCTGAAGTGTTGAGGTGCATAAAGGTGGGTCTCTTGTGTGTTCAAGAGCACCCGGAGGACAGGCCAGCAATGTCGACTGTAGTGTTGATGCTAGGCAGCGAGAGCGGCAGTCTCCCATACCCTAAACCACCTGGTTTTGTTGCAAACAAAGGCCCCACTGAAATTGTTTCATCATCAAGCAAGCAAGATTCGCTAACTGTAAATGACTTATCAGTTACAGTATTTGAAGGTCGATAA
- the LOC108510942 gene encoding G-type lectin S-receptor-like serine/threonine-protein kinase SRK isoform X5, whose product MSPEYAMDGVFSVKSDVFSFGVLVLEIISGKKNRGVSISEHQGNLLAHAWSLWMHGNGLELVDKSISNSISMVEALNCIKLGLLCVQECPKDRPTMSSVVLMLGNKNASLPDPKQPGFFPTRAPSKNESSKSKTNSASINGLSVTTVEGR is encoded by the exons ATGTCTCCTGAGTATGCCATGGATGGTGTCTTCTCGGTGAAATCTGATGTATTCAGCTTTGGTGTCTTGGTACTTGAAATCATTAGTGGCAAGAAGAATAGAGGCGTATCTATATCTGAGCACCAAGGAAACCTTCTAGCACAT GCATGGAGTTTATGGATGCATGGTAATGGCTTGGAACTAGTAGATAAATCAATCAGCAACTCTATTTCCATGGTTGAAGCCTTGAACTGTATAAAGCTTGGCTTATTGTGTGTTCAAGAATGTCCAAAGGACAGGCCGACGATGTCCTCTGTGGTATTGATGTTGGGCAACAAGAATGCATCATTGCCAGATCCTAAACAACCTGGTTTTTTTCCAACAAGGGCTCCCTCCAAAAATGAGTCATCAAAAAGCAAGACAAACTCGGCAAGTATAAATGGATTATCGGTTACAACAGTTGAAGGTCGATGA
- the LOC108510942 gene encoding G-type lectin S-receptor-like serine/threonine-protein kinase At4g27290 isoform X1: MELFGKMCRLPAALLFLSLIFSSLFSLSVGGDILTPTQHLPDDQILISVGERFALGFFSPVNSNNRYVGIWYKVSPRTIVWVANRQHPISERNGSLSITANGTLIITDQNSKPIWSSGSSDLASPIAQLLDNGNFIVKEAKGDGNIVPGSLAWQSFDYPTDTLLLGMKLGWNLTSGLNRNLTSWASPSDPAPGLYTMFLDLHGDPQIILLEGSKQLCRAGPWNGQSLSGIPDMMRFKVITVDFVIKNDEVFATYNTTSTSIITRLTMNYTGQVQHFAWLDDSQMWSIYMSKPRDLCDYVSQCGAYGVCNPDDSPICSCLPGFKPRLPRNWDLREGKDGCARMTELDCRNGTDGFATIEKAKLPDTSRSTVDRSMRLDECRATCLRNCSCTAYASANINGTGCIIWTTELNDIRVFTFGGQDLYVRLAVADLGLGSDHSHSRTITGIVVGSVVGILLLAVVGICVRMKRRRRTAATLGAIPFASHCNNEYKDDKDWELPLFDLGTIIAATDNFSIENKLGKGGFGPVYKGKLGEEQEIAVKRLSKTSTQGANEFMNEVILIAKLQHRNLVRLLGCCTQGEERILVYEYMPNKSLDAFIFDKDKGVLLDWQTRYNIIEGIAQGLLYLHRDSRLRIIHRDLKTSNILLDKDMNPKISDFGLARIFREDETTLNTRRVVGTYGYMSPEYAMDGVFSVKSDVFSFGVLVLEIISGKKNRGVSISEHQGNLLAHAWSLWMHGNGLELVDKSISNSISMVEALNCIKLGLLCVQECPKDRPTMSSVVLMLGNKNASLPDPKQPGFFPTRAPSKNESSKSKTNSASINGLSVTTVEGR; the protein is encoded by the exons ATGGAGCTGTTTGGAAAGATGTGCAGGCTCCCTGCAGCCCTACTCTTTCTCTCCTtgatcttttcctctctcttctctctctccgtTGGAGGCGACATCCTGACTCCAACCCAGCACCTCCCTGATGACCAAATCCTGATCTCAGTTGGGGAGAGATTCGCCTTAGGCTTCTTCAGCCCTGTCAACAGTAACAATCGTTATGTCGGCATATGGTACAAGGTCTCACCTCGTACCATCGTGTGGGTTGCTAATCGCCAGCATCCGATCTCCGAGCGCAACGGTAGCCTGTCGATCACCGCCAATGGAACTCTCATCATCACCGACCAGAACTCTAAACCCATCTGGTCCTCGGGCTCGTCGGACCTTGCCAGTCCAATCGCGCAACTCTTAGACAATGGCAATTTCATCGTTAAAGAGGCTAAGGGCGACGGTAATATTGTTCCAGGGAGCCTTGCATGGCAGAGCTTCGACTACCCGACCGACACTCTGCTCCTGGGAATGAAGCTCGGGTGGAACCTAACAAGTGGTCTTAATCGTAACCTTACATCATGGGCCAGTCCTAGCGACCCAGCGCCGGGCCTCTACACCATGTTTCTGGATCTCCATGGCGACCCCCAGATAATTTTGTTGGAAGGCTCAAAGCAACTGTGTCGCGCCGGGCCATGGAACGGGCAAAGCCTCAGTGGCATCCCGGATATGATGCGCTTTAAGGTCATCACAGTGGACTTTGTCATCAAGAATGATGAGGTCTTCGCCACATACAACACCACCAGCACGTCCATCATCACGAGGCTTACCATGAACTACACCGGCCAGGTCCAACACTTTGCCTGGCTTGATGACAGCCAAATGTGGAGCATCTACATGTCTAAGCCGAGGGACCTATGCGACTATGTGTCACAATGCGGGGCTTACGGGGTCTGTAATCCGGACGACTCACCGATATGTAGTTGTTTGCCAGGATTTAAGCCTAGGTTGCCGAGAAATTGGGATCTCAGAGAAGGAAAAGACGGGTGTGCGAGGATGACGGAGCTGGACTGCCGGAACGGGACTGATGGGTTTGCGACAATAGAGAAGGCAAAGCTGCCGGACACGTCGAGGTCGACGGTGGACAGGAGCATGAGACTGGATGAGTGTAGGGCGACATGCTTGAGGAATTGTTCATGCACGGCCTATGCTAGTGCTAATATCAATGGGACCGGATGCATAATTTGGACGACGGAGCTCAATGATATTAGGGTGTTTACCTTTGGTGGACAGGATCTCTACGTCCGACTAGCAGTGGCCGATCTAG GCCTAGGATCAGATCATTCACATTCACGTACCATAACTGGGATTGTGGTGGGCTCTGTTGTGGGGATTCTGCTGCTTGCTGTGGTGGGCATTTGCGTtcggatgaagagaaggagaagaacag CGGCTACCTTAGGTGCCATTCCCTTCGCTAGTCACTGCAACAACGAATACAAGGACGACAAGGACTGGGAGCTTCCTCTATTTGATCTGGGGACAATCATTGCAGCGACCGACAACTTCTCAATCGAAAACAAACTTGGAAAGGGTGGCTTCGGTCCCGTGTACAAG GGAAAGCTTGGGGAGGAGCAAGAAATAGCTGTGAAAAGGCTTTCAAAGACTTCGACACAGGGCGCTAATGAATTCATGAATGAAGTGATACTGATTGCCAAGCTTCAGCACCGAAACCTAGTTCGGCTTCTAGGTTGCTGCACTCAAGGAGAGGAAAGGATCCTGGTATATGAATACATGCCTAATAAAAGCTTGGACGCCTTCATCTTTG ATAAAGATAAAGGTGTGCTGCTGGATTGGCAAACCCGATACAACATTATAGAAGGGATTGCTCAAGGTCTTCTCTACCTACACCGAGACTCGAGACTTAGAATTATTCATAGAGATCTTAAAACTAGCAACATTCTTCTTGATAAAGATATGAATCCTAAAATATCAGACTTCGGCTTGGCAAGAATATTTCGGGAGGATGAGACGACACTAAATACTCGGAGAGTTGTGGGGACATA TGGATACATGTCTCCTGAGTATGCCATGGATGGTGTCTTCTCGGTGAAATCTGATGTATTCAGCTTTGGTGTCTTGGTACTTGAAATCATTAGTGGCAAGAAGAATAGAGGCGTATCTATATCTGAGCACCAAGGAAACCTTCTAGCACAT GCATGGAGTTTATGGATGCATGGTAATGGCTTGGAACTAGTAGATAAATCAATCAGCAACTCTATTTCCATGGTTGAAGCCTTGAACTGTATAAAGCTTGGCTTATTGTGTGTTCAAGAATGTCCAAAGGACAGGCCGACGATGTCCTCTGTGGTATTGATGTTGGGCAACAAGAATGCATCATTGCCAGATCCTAAACAACCTGGTTTTTTTCCAACAAGGGCTCCCTCCAAAAATGAGTCATCAAAAAGCAAGACAAACTCGGCAAGTATAAATGGATTATCGGTTACAACAGTTGAAGGTCGATGA
- the LOC108510942 gene encoding receptor-like serine/threonine-protein kinase SD1-8 isoform X2, producing MELFGKMCRLPAALLFLSLIFSSLFSLSVGGDILTPTQHLPDDQILISVGERFALGFFSPVNSNNRYVGIWYKVSPRTIVWVANRQHPISERNGSLSITANGTLIITDQNSKPIWSSGSSDLASPIAQLLDNGNFIVKEAKGDGNIVPGSLAWQSFDYPTDTLLLGMKLGWNLTSGLNRNLTSWASPSDPAPGLYTMFLDLHGDPQIILLEGSKQLCRAGPWNGQSLSGIPDMMRFKVITVDFVIKNDEVFATYNTTSTSIITRLTMNYTGQVQHFAWLDDSQMWSIYMSKPRDLCDYVSQCGAYGVCNPDDSPICSCLPGFKPRLPRNWDLREGKDGCARMTELDCRNGTDGFATIEKAKLPDTSRSTVDRSMRLDECRATCLRNCSCTAYASANINGTGCIIWTTELNDIRVFTFGGQDLYVRLAVADLGLGSDHSHSRTITGIVVGSVVGILLLAVVGICVRMKRRRRTAATLGAIPFASHCNNEYKDDKDWELPLFDLGTIIAATDNFSIENKLGKGGFGPVYKGKLGEEQEIAVKRLSKTSTQGANEFMNEVILIAKLQHRNLVRLLGCCTQGEERILVYEYMPNKSLDAFIFDKDKGVLLDWQTRYNIIEGIAQDFGLARIFREDETTLNTRRVVGTYGYMSPEYAMDGVFSVKSDVFSFGVLVLEIISGKKNRGVSISEHQGNLLAHAWSLWMHGNGLELVDKSISNSISMVEALNCIKLGLLCVQECPKDRPTMSSVVLMLGNKNASLPDPKQPGFFPTRAPSKNESSKSKTNSASINGLSVTTVEGR from the exons ATGGAGCTGTTTGGAAAGATGTGCAGGCTCCCTGCAGCCCTACTCTTTCTCTCCTtgatcttttcctctctcttctctctctccgtTGGAGGCGACATCCTGACTCCAACCCAGCACCTCCCTGATGACCAAATCCTGATCTCAGTTGGGGAGAGATTCGCCTTAGGCTTCTTCAGCCCTGTCAACAGTAACAATCGTTATGTCGGCATATGGTACAAGGTCTCACCTCGTACCATCGTGTGGGTTGCTAATCGCCAGCATCCGATCTCCGAGCGCAACGGTAGCCTGTCGATCACCGCCAATGGAACTCTCATCATCACCGACCAGAACTCTAAACCCATCTGGTCCTCGGGCTCGTCGGACCTTGCCAGTCCAATCGCGCAACTCTTAGACAATGGCAATTTCATCGTTAAAGAGGCTAAGGGCGACGGTAATATTGTTCCAGGGAGCCTTGCATGGCAGAGCTTCGACTACCCGACCGACACTCTGCTCCTGGGAATGAAGCTCGGGTGGAACCTAACAAGTGGTCTTAATCGTAACCTTACATCATGGGCCAGTCCTAGCGACCCAGCGCCGGGCCTCTACACCATGTTTCTGGATCTCCATGGCGACCCCCAGATAATTTTGTTGGAAGGCTCAAAGCAACTGTGTCGCGCCGGGCCATGGAACGGGCAAAGCCTCAGTGGCATCCCGGATATGATGCGCTTTAAGGTCATCACAGTGGACTTTGTCATCAAGAATGATGAGGTCTTCGCCACATACAACACCACCAGCACGTCCATCATCACGAGGCTTACCATGAACTACACCGGCCAGGTCCAACACTTTGCCTGGCTTGATGACAGCCAAATGTGGAGCATCTACATGTCTAAGCCGAGGGACCTATGCGACTATGTGTCACAATGCGGGGCTTACGGGGTCTGTAATCCGGACGACTCACCGATATGTAGTTGTTTGCCAGGATTTAAGCCTAGGTTGCCGAGAAATTGGGATCTCAGAGAAGGAAAAGACGGGTGTGCGAGGATGACGGAGCTGGACTGCCGGAACGGGACTGATGGGTTTGCGACAATAGAGAAGGCAAAGCTGCCGGACACGTCGAGGTCGACGGTGGACAGGAGCATGAGACTGGATGAGTGTAGGGCGACATGCTTGAGGAATTGTTCATGCACGGCCTATGCTAGTGCTAATATCAATGGGACCGGATGCATAATTTGGACGACGGAGCTCAATGATATTAGGGTGTTTACCTTTGGTGGACAGGATCTCTACGTCCGACTAGCAGTGGCCGATCTAG GCCTAGGATCAGATCATTCACATTCACGTACCATAACTGGGATTGTGGTGGGCTCTGTTGTGGGGATTCTGCTGCTTGCTGTGGTGGGCATTTGCGTtcggatgaagagaaggagaagaacag CGGCTACCTTAGGTGCCATTCCCTTCGCTAGTCACTGCAACAACGAATACAAGGACGACAAGGACTGGGAGCTTCCTCTATTTGATCTGGGGACAATCATTGCAGCGACCGACAACTTCTCAATCGAAAACAAACTTGGAAAGGGTGGCTTCGGTCCCGTGTACAAG GGAAAGCTTGGGGAGGAGCAAGAAATAGCTGTGAAAAGGCTTTCAAAGACTTCGACACAGGGCGCTAATGAATTCATGAATGAAGTGATACTGATTGCCAAGCTTCAGCACCGAAACCTAGTTCGGCTTCTAGGTTGCTGCACTCAAGGAGAGGAAAGGATCCTGGTATATGAATACATGCCTAATAAAAGCTTGGACGCCTTCATCTTTG ATAAAGATAAAGGTGTGCTGCTGGATTGGCAAACCCGATACAACATTATAGAAGGGATTGCTCAAG ACTTCGGCTTGGCAAGAATATTTCGGGAGGATGAGACGACACTAAATACTCGGAGAGTTGTGGGGACATA TGGATACATGTCTCCTGAGTATGCCATGGATGGTGTCTTCTCGGTGAAATCTGATGTATTCAGCTTTGGTGTCTTGGTACTTGAAATCATTAGTGGCAAGAAGAATAGAGGCGTATCTATATCTGAGCACCAAGGAAACCTTCTAGCACAT GCATGGAGTTTATGGATGCATGGTAATGGCTTGGAACTAGTAGATAAATCAATCAGCAACTCTATTTCCATGGTTGAAGCCTTGAACTGTATAAAGCTTGGCTTATTGTGTGTTCAAGAATGTCCAAAGGACAGGCCGACGATGTCCTCTGTGGTATTGATGTTGGGCAACAAGAATGCATCATTGCCAGATCCTAAACAACCTGGTTTTTTTCCAACAAGGGCTCCCTCCAAAAATGAGTCATCAAAAAGCAAGACAAACTCGGCAAGTATAAATGGATTATCGGTTACAACAGTTGAAGGTCGATGA